Within the Camelus dromedarius isolate mCamDro1 chromosome 9, mCamDro1.pat, whole genome shotgun sequence genome, the region ATGTCTCACCGGGCCAAACTAGCAATGTCTGGCAAAATTATAATTCGGAATCCTATCAAAATTGGTTATGGCAAAGCTACACCTACCACCCGCCTCTGGGTAGGTGGCCTGGGTCCTTGGGTGCCCCTTGCTGCCCTGGCAAGGGAGTTTGACCGATTTGGCACCATCCGCACCATCGACTACCACAAAGGTGAtagctgggcatatatccagtaCGAAAGCCTGGATGCAGCTCATGCTGCCTGGACCCATATGCGGGGCTTCCCACTTGGTGGCCCGGATCGTCGCCTTAGAGTAGACTTTGCAGACACAGAACATCGTTACCAGCAGCAATATTTGCAGCCTCTGCCCTTAACTCATTATGAACTGGTGACAGATGCTTTTGGACATCGGGCACCTGATCCTTTGAGGGGTGCTCGGGATAGGACGCCACCCTTACTATACAGAGATCGTGATAGAGATCTTTATCCCGACTCTGATTGGgtgccacccccgcccccagtccGTGAACGCGGCACTCGGACTGCAGCCACTGCTGTGCCTGCTTATGAGCCACTGGATAGCCTGGATCGCAGGCGGGATGGCTGGTCCTTGGACCGGGACAGAGGTGAGCGAGACCTGCCCAGCAGCAGAGACCAACCCAGGAAGCGAAGGCTGCCTGAGGAGAGTGGGGGACGGCATTTGGATAGATCCCCTGAGAGTGACCGTCCACGAAAACGTCACTGCGCGCCTTCTCCTGACCGCAGTCCAGAATTGAGCAGTAGCCGGGATCGCTACAACAGCGACAATGATCGATCTTCCCGTCTTCTTCTCTTGGAAAGGCCCTCTCCAATCAGAGACAGACGAGGTAGTTTGGAGAAGAGCCAGGGTGACAAGCGAGACCGTAAAAACTCTGCATCAGCTGAACGGGATAGGAAGCACCGGACAGCTGCTTCCACTGAGGGGAAAAGCCCTCTGAAAAAAGAAGACCGGTCTGATGGGAGCGCACCCAGCACCAGCACTGCTTCATCGAAGCTGAAGTCCCCTTCCCAGAAACAGGATGGTGGGACAGCCCCTACAGCAGCAGCCTCTCCCAAACTCTGTTTGGCCTGGCAGGGCATGCTTCTATTGAAGAATAGCAACTTTCCTTCCAACATGCATCTGTTGCAGGGTGACCTTCAAGTGGCTAGTAGTCTTCTTGTGGAGGGCTCAACTGGAGGCAAAGTGGCCCAGCTCAAGATCACTCAGCGTCTTCGTTTGGACCAGCCCAAGTTGGATGAAGTCACTCGACGCATCAAAGTGGCAGGGCCCAATGGTTATGCCATTCTTCTGGCTGTGCCTGGAAGTTCTGATaggtcttcctcttcctcagccaCATCAGACACTGCCACCTCTACTCAGAGGCCACTTAGGAACCTTGTGTCCTATTTAAAGCAAAAGCAGGCTGCTGGGGTCATCAGCCTCCCTGTTGGGGGCaacaaagacaaggaaaacaCCGGGGTCCTTCATGCCTTCCCACCCTGTGAGTTCTCCCAGCAGTTCCTGGATTCCCCTGCCAAGGCACTGGCCAAATCTGAAGAAGATTACCTGGTTATGATCATTGTCCGTGGTGCGTCTTAAAGTCCATGTGTAACTTGTATTTAGTACTTTGAAATGGTTGTTTTGTGATGTGTAATGGGATACAGCATAagatgaaattttctttttagttgtttagttgtagcttttttcttttttcttttttttttttttttatatttttataaacctCTTTAAAATAGAAGTCAGGAGAGTTTAGctattattttaagtgaaagggATGCCCTGAaggtaggcaggcaggcagatgaATTTACCTTAATTAGGAGTTCCCACTCTTATGAGTaactttccctctttttctcagcttttttcttttttaaccttgagcttaaaaaaaaatcctcaaagttacaaaaccaaaaatttgAAAAGTCAAGATTTGGAGAACAAAGCCCACTGAcgatataaaataatatacaccTAAAAATGGCTCGATTGGTAATGTAGGTAAATAATTCCTATACCTGAAATGTTACTTGTGTGGCTGAAATTTGATCAGGGGTCTCAGAAGTATCAGCTGGTAGATTGTATAGCATTGTGATTGTTTTAATCAAGCATTTGAGTGTTTCTCTACAGATACATGGTTTATTCCCAGAGTTTGCGTTCACATACCATTTTTATCATTAGTTCTCGAGTTCTGTATCCCGTATATGCACTTTTGGTTTGTAGCTGTAACTGTTCAGCAAAAATTGAGGAGTATGTTACAAACCACATATGTCTTATGCTTACACTAGTATGCAGGAAGTGAGTAGgtgcttttaaaatcagaattctttGGTCAGTTATTGGTGTGTGGTGGTGTTTTTACTGACTTTCTCAGAGACGTTTAGCAGGTACAGTTCTGATTTAATTGTGCATATTTCAAAACTTGTGTTTTTCATCAGagatgagtttttatttttgtatccattcaaaTTCCTGATTTCAATAATAGAAAGAAGAGTTGTCTGCAGGCTCATAAGTCATCTTTTGTTTCAGTGGGCATTAATCAGCCATATCTGCGAAATTTTTTAAGTCATCATAAAATGCCTCTGACaaatgctcttttaaaattttgcttgtatttttattttcatatttgaacAGTATTGATGACTTTACAttattgaaaatgttttgaatatcTTTGAAATTTTGTGTTTCATATTTTCACTGGTGTCCAACCGCAGAGAATTGATATGTCAGCTTAGGAAAACCCTTTTTTTAGTGTTTAATTTTCCCAGACACCTGGAATTCTTACAAAATACTTCAGCCCGTCCTCACAGTTTTTATCAGAACTGAAGATTATATCAACTTCTGGTTCCTAACAAGGGCTTTTGCTGCTTAGTGGGTGATTTTCTTGTTTGTCTCTTTTCATCTACCCAGCCACCTCCACCCCTAGTTTCTCAGGTCATTTGTAAGTATATTTCCCCCCTTGATTTAAATGCTGAGAACTTTAGCTAAGGCCATTGATACTTAGTTATGATTAGAAACTTGAGGACCTTTGGATCATGGTCATGTTTCTATTCTGTGTAAGTGACTTATTGAAAGCCTGGCAGAACCcaactgttttctttctgttatcaAAGCTGATAGTTTTGAAATAGCACCAATAATAACCCAGGGAAACgtcatgtaatttttaattgtCCGTTATGACAGGTGTAATGCATGTCAGCATGAAAGCCTCATCACTGCTGTGTCATCCTTTTTGGTTTTcactatacatttataaatttcctttttaaatttggaggttttggggttttttgtttttaaactggaaaaactAGCCATTTTGAGAGAAGAAAGATACAAGGCTGTCTGCACAAAAGTTCTTTGTATGCCTGTAGGGTAAATTCTTGAAATCCTACAATTAAGActtttggtctttttgtttttaaaaagctgtgcTTGATATGCTAATATGGAGTAGACACCTGTTCAGAAACTAGTGCAAGTGCGCAATCTGTGCATACATGGGGTCAGAGTACAATTTGTGGCTAGATACATTTTTCCAGTTTAAATAATCTCACTAACCATTAACTTTTGAATATCTTTTGATAAGATGGCTGGACAAATGATTTTACTCTTAGAGAGTGAAGTCCATGACATTTAATTTTACTCTAATCCAGAGTGTGTgtggctttttcttctttttttcttcttttttttaaagttgatgtGACAGCTTACTGAAGAGTACTGTGGTTTTTGCTCCATGTTTGTTTGAACCTTTATCTGACATCGCGGCTTTTGTTAGATCTGGGCAATTTGTGCTTCAGTGTTTTTGAAACAATGGCTTGATACCATTTCTAAAtgtatgtattataaataattatgtttaGTTTGGTGCTTACCTACAGAGTGCCATCATTCAGATGAATCTCTTACCTGTGTTGCCCATTCTGTTGTGCAGGTTTGTAATATTGGTGAACTACTTAAAGCTTCAGAGTGGaatgaaagcaaaagtaaaattatctaGTTCTAATTCTCATTAGCTAGAATTTCATAATCTCAACATTCAATATTCTTGGTAACAACCAgttgtttcttttacttgaaaaaatatgtatttgtttaattgATTTCTCTGGATCTCAATTCAAATGAATGGAAAGAATTTCTGCAGTATATCATTAAATGACTTATTCAGTATTACTGGTAAAAAAAACCCATCAAGCTAATTAAGATTTTTAGATCACAGTTTCAAAGTTTATGAAAAATTAAGCAATCATTTAGCTTCtagccagtttttaaaaaaaatactattttgttGGTTGTACCTGGGATTCCTATAAAGAGTTTTTCTcacaaaaatttaaattcctgGTTTGAGATGTATACTTTGACTCTCAATTGAGTTGATTGAGTTTTCCCTTTTAAGTATTACGTCTAAAAATGTCCATCCTCTGGCTGGTATAAGCTTTTGTCACATTTTGAAGGTAATACACTCTGGCCCTTCTTAATTCAGTTGGATCTTTTGAGGTACAGTAGTAAAAGTAAGATGTGTGTTTGTTGCTTTCAGAGTCGAACACTTGTTTAGGTTTATTTAGAACCTATTTATGAGCAGATTTTCACTgacagtttttttgttgtttcttgtttctttaattttaaaccCACTTTCTTCAGAGTGAAATTGCTCATTATGCAGGTGCAGCTTGAACTGCAGTTTGGGTCCGTATAGGAACCATTCACCAAAAACTGTGGTAACAGAACTGGGAAATCCTCTCGAGAAGAGGGCCTTAATGGCCTTTTCTGTGAGACAATTTTTGGAGGGAATtcctgggcattttttttttttttcctgtctctgccACAGCATCTGGTTTGAGATAGGAGTTAGGTATGAGAACAAGAAGAGCAGCTGACCCTGTTAACATGCTGGTTGTAGTGATGGTTGTAGTGATGTGCCCAAAGGGAGAAAGGATTTCAGGTAACCACGGTGAATTGTCAAGACTAATGAGTTTTATATGTACTgtgtaaacagagttggaacgtAAAAGTCTATAGTGTTCTTTAGCTGTTTAGCAATTATTTGTATGagtgttttcttaaaataacagCTGCTGTCTTTGGTAACACAGATgaaggtggatttttaaaaggctttgtaCCTTGACCCCTTTCTACAATAACGGAGTTAAGTCTGAATTGCTCCGTATAATTTACAGAATGAAGATAGAGGGGGTAAAATTTGACTAAACTCCACCTTTTTATAGTTTCATCTTTTAAgttatatttagaatatattgaTTATAAATTGATTATACACTtgctttttctgaaaattattttgacGTTTTACTCAGTTACATGAGTACAAAGGATATTTTCAGTCCTATAATCTCACTTAAttgcagtctttaaaaaaaatccaccctaTTCTACTTGTTGTCTATTCATACGGTAAATTCATTTCAAGGTGTGTGTCAGTGGGTATTATTGGTGCTTTTTGAAGTCAAGGTGAACTTTCCAGGAAGGTCTTGTTAACGTTATGTTCATCTATAATGGCAtaggggaaatatatatatttttaatattgtaaaCATTTGTACTGAATAACCTTTTTTCCCCCCCCCGCAAGCAAAACTGGTGAACAACGGATGAAGATATGGAATTCAAAGCTCTAATGGACCTTTTTGAAGAGAAGTTGTGGCCTATGTGGAGTTTACATGGGCCTCTTGATGGAAGAAAGCTAATCTGTTTAGTATTTGTGCATTTTACTAAAATGGCAGCTTAAAGTTGTGTATCTGCTATTGTGATGCCAATGCCGgtgtt harbors:
- the RBM15 gene encoding RNA-binding protein 15 codes for the protein MRAAGRDPLPRRSPRWRRAVPLCEASAGRRVNQLRGEDLRRPATMKGKERSPVKPKRSRGGEDSTSRGERSKKLGGSGGSNGSSSGKTDSGGGSRRSLHLDKSSSRGGSREYDTGGGSSSSRLHSYSSPSTKNSSGGGESRSSSRGGGGESRSSGAASSAPGGGDGGEYKTLKISELGSQLSDEAVEDGLFHEFKRFGDVSVKISHLSGSGSGDERVAFVNFRRPEDARAAKHARGRLVLYDRPLKIEAVYVSRRRSRSPLDKDSYPPSASVVGSSVGGHRHPPGGGGGGQRSLSPGGAALGYRDYRLQQLALGRLPPPPPPPLPRELERERDYPFYERVRPAYSLEPRVGAGAGAAPFREVDEISPEDDQRANRTLFLGNLDITVTESDLRRAFDRFGVITEVDIKRPSRGQTSTYGFLKFENLDMSHRAKLAMSGKIIIRNPIKIGYGKATPTTRLWVGGLGPWVPLAALAREFDRFGTIRTIDYHKGDSWAYIQYESLDAAHAAWTHMRGFPLGGPDRRLRVDFADTEHRYQQQYLQPLPLTHYELVTDAFGHRAPDPLRGARDRTPPLLYRDRDRDLYPDSDWVPPPPPVRERGTRTAATAVPAYEPLDSLDRRRDGWSLDRDRGERDLPSSRDQPRKRRLPEESGGRHLDRSPESDRPRKRHCAPSPDRSPELSSSRDRYNSDNDRSSRLLLLERPSPIRDRRGSLEKSQGDKRDRKNSASAERDRKHRTAASTEGKSPLKKEDRSDGSAPSTSTASSKLKSPSQKQDGGTAPTAAASPKLCLAWQGMLLLKNSNFPSNMHLLQGDLQVASSLLVEGSTGGKVAQLKITQRLRLDQPKLDEVTRRIKVAGPNGYAILLAVPGSSDRSSSSSATSDTATSTQRPLRNLVSYLKQKQAAGVISLPVGGNKDKENTGVLHAFPPCEFSQQFLDSPAKALAKSEEDYLVMIIVRAKLVNNG